Sequence from the Dysidea avara chromosome 5, odDysAvar1.4, whole genome shotgun sequence genome:
TgggtacatacacacacatacgcacacacacactacacacacatgaaaTTATTTGTATGGCATACTtaaaaaagtttaataaattaTTCGTTTACTGACAGGCTGTGACTGGGCTCAAAGTCTTCAGCTGAGTTAGTCATCAACTAGGATATATCCATGAAAACTGCCATGAGTTACTGGAGATATAAAATGAttactaaattccatagaaccctgtgttgTGATGTTTAAACAAATGCAGCCTCAGCATTGTTCTTTGGTCTCTAAATTTATAGAGAAAATCATTCAAACTATACAACGGTTGTGTTGGTATATCATATACAGTACCTATTCTAACACTAGTGCTTATACCTGTTCTAACACTGGTTTGTTATCTCCTGTAGTGATGAGGGAGTGTGTTTTGCTATCCAGCGAGGTATAGAGGCATCACGCAGCAAGGTGAAGTACTTCAGACACAATGATGTGGACCACTTGGAGTCCCTACTGGAGGAGAAACTGCAACAGGAGAAGAAGGTGAACAGTTTGTTGTCATAGATACAATGAAACCTTGTATTGACTGTGTAACTGACTTAAAATAGTTTGTTGCTTAATTAAGGAAGAAagctggaacctgttaatgtggacacttgaggacacctacataatccagacacttagttaaggtcccaaagtatcccttagtacataaactgacctggaaaatttGGACATCACCACATAATCTTACAATGGCTAAAAAAGAATTTCTGTCATCTCAAGAGAGTACAATATATGTGTAAAATAACATTTCAGTTCACTTCACAGTTGGCATTAAGTTTTTGGGTTGTCCGCGCAGCAACAAAAAGGGACCTTGGCCTGAGAGTAGTCTGAATTGGAGTTATACTGCATGTACGGTGCCTCACTAATCGCACTACAATGGTTGGCTGTGGGATCAGTTTCAACCTTGTGACAGGCGCAGCATCACTGACCAGCGGGCTGGCTGGCCAGGTCTCTTGCTGTAATGTGCCCCCACAGGCCATTTCTGGTTATCCACCCCCCTAACATTGAGGGGGCACCCATTAGGGATGAGCTAGAACCTTGTCTCAGACCTTCCCAAGGGCTATATGTTGGAGAGGTGATCTCTCCAGTATTTGTGCCCTATGGTGAGCATTCAGGCCAAAGCCAGTTATATAGCTGGTTGTGATGTGTATTTATAACCTAACTAGAGAATAAGGAGCGCCCCTATTTGGTCGCATACACagtttaaataatttattgtcaACTGGACACGAAATCAATGACAAGCACAACTAACACAATGATACATCTCAGTCTATTTATATGTCAATGTTCCGGTTATCATCCGTATTCTCTATCTCCCCCCAAGTCTGTATCATAATCACATGGTAGAGACTAATTTAATAAAGGATGATATCTTCTGAGGTTTGCCATTTAGGGGGTTGTTTGATCCGGGTAGAGCGCCGCAACTTGATTGGAGAGGTCTGTGGTTCAACAGGCGGCTGTGGTGAAGTCTCCGTCTGGGCTGGCTGTGGTGAGGCCATCAACTGAGGTGAAATAATTGGAGTTGTTGAGGGTGGTCTTGGTGACAATGTAGGAGAGTAACTTTGTGGAGGGATCGGGGCTACTGGTTGATCCTGTTCAACAGGAGGGGAGGTCGATATGTGCACCTCAGGTGAATTGCCTGGAGAGGAAACATCAGGATGGATGGGTACATCATCAGTATGTGTAGTGGAGGTTGGTGGTGACTGATCAGCAGAGCAGCTAGGTGGCAGGTACTTCAAGTCATCCAGTATCGATCTTTCCTATCAGGTTTATACACAGGAGTGTATTTTCGTAGAAATTTACGATTTCTGATAGTAATTCTGCCTGAACCATCCACTCTAACAACATACTGATGATACTGACATACTTCAATGACAATTCCAGTTTTATCCCATTTTCTGGGGTGATTACCAACCTGATTCTGAATCCTTACATGATCCCCGACAGACAAGGTGGAAGGCGTCTGGTATGCTCTTGCCATCTTTCATGATTGGCTATGTGACGCTTCCTCAGTGCTGCCTCTCTAGCCAGTAATGACTCTTTCCACACTGGATGTGGCTGGTATTTGCCAGGTAGGATTGGGATGAGATCTTTGATAGGTCTGCCAAATATGCACATTGCAGGAGATAGTTTGGTGTCCTTGTCTGGAGTGTTGCGGTATTGCAGAATTGCTTGTTGGAACTTGTCCACATCAAGGTTACCTCCAGGTCCAACATTGTCGACAATTAGTCGCTTGATTGTTTTGACTCCAACTTCTGCTCTGCAATTGCTGTGAGGAAAGGCCACTGAGCTAAGTCGGTGATGAACGCCCCAACTAGATAAAAACGATCTTGTTATGTGGGAGACAAACTCAGGCCCGCCATCAGAAGACAGCTCATCTGGGATCCCATAAGTGGCGAATGTCCGTCGAAGTACCGCAATGAGGCCTTCGGATCCATTCTGCACCCTTTCAACTATTGGCCAATTGGAATATCGGTCCACAATGACAAGGTAGTTCATTCCCTGTTGGTGAAAATAATCAACACATATACATTGAAAAGGATACACTGCAAGAATTGGTGGTGTAGGTGGCAAAGCAGGTTGGGATGGTGCCATCTGGTTACAGTGGCTGCAATTGGCCCTAGTTGCTTGAATGTCGTAGGTGATACCCGGCCAGAATATTGAAGCATCCGCTCTAGAAATCATTGAGGAAGTGCCCTGATGCGCTGTATGAAGAGCAGACAAGCAGCGTTGCCGAAGAGATGGTGGAATAACGATTCTATCTTTGTACAGAATTACACCATCTATACTGTACAGATGCTCCTTAAATTGGTGATAGTCTCTAAGCTGAGATGGTAGCTGGCATCTTTTGTCTGGCATACCATCTTCAATAATAGAGAGTAAGGAATGCATATCTGTGTCTGAACTTGTGGCAATGCGGACTTGATTCCAATCAACTATTTGAATGTCCTCAAGTTGAGCAGCCGCAGAATGCCTCAAAGCAGCCTCCATGTCATCTGATGGTAGTTGATCATCACAAAGTACACCTGCAAAAAGTTGAAGAGGAATGTTAAGTCCCGGAGACACGAGAGAATCCGAGGTGATGTAGGAGATGTCATCATCTGATAATTCCATCTTGGATGGGATTGGGTCACCAGAGGGATACCTAGAGATAGCATTGGAAGCTCTGTTCTTGACTCCAGGAATGTGTACCATTTTAAAACTATAGCGGAGAGTTTTTTCCTTAAGGTTACGTAGTTGAGGATTGCTTACTTGATCTAAAGATCTATCTCCAAATATCGTCAATAAAGGTTTGTGGTCAACTGCAACCACAAGATTATCACATCCCAAAACAAAGTGCCTTGCCTTGTCGAGGGCATCCGCCACTGCCAGAGCTTCTCCCTCAATTGGTGCATAACGGGATTGTGCAGGGTGAGTGAATCTACTGCCCATTAGGGTGATCTTCCATCCCTGACGACAACAGAAGAGGCCAATTGATGGGCACGAGCAGTGCTTCTGAAAAAGCCAGAAGCCTATGCCATGCCTGGACCAATCTGTAGCAAGGCAAGTTGGTTTGGTTTTGTCAAAGATCTTCACCCCATCAGAAATTTCAGAAACAATCACAGTTTTGGACTCCTCAAATAACTGATTAAGACTACCATCCCAATGAAACGGTGTGGCTGGTTTGAGCAGATTTCTAAATGGGATCATCCGTTCAGCCATGCTAAAGGCATATGCCACTTGATTGAGTAGGCCGAACCATGATCTAACATCTGTAATGTTTCTAGGTGTAGGAAACTCCACAATAGCTCTAAGGTATTTCTTACAAGGGCGAACCGTATCACTTGTTATCTCAAATCCAGCAAATTCCACATTGTCTTGGGCGAACACAAACTTCTCTGGGTTGAGGATGATACCATTTCGTCCACAGATGTCAAGCCATTTGGCTGCTTGAAAGAAACAGTCATGGATAGTGTCTGACCACAAGAGCGTATCGTCCACACATTTAGTCTTCTGGGGGAACAATGCTACAACTTCATCGTAGCGCCTGGAGTAACCATCCCCTGAAGCAATGTATCCTTGAGGTGCAGTACTATATCGGTACCTGCCCCATGGAGTGATAAAGGTGGTATAATGACGATCATCAGGGTGAAGAGGAACACTGTGATAGCCATTCCAAGCATCAAATACGGTTTTCTTCTTTCCGTGGGGAACAGATCTAGCCTGATGAAAAGGAGATTGAGTATGGTGAGTTTCCCGAGTGGCATGACTGTTGAGTGGTTGAAAGTCAATGGTCCTCCTAGGCTTTCCATTCTTTTTGGCACAAATGACCATTCTGTGACACCAAGTTACTGGCTCACCAATGGGGACAGGTTCTAAAACACCCAGCCTGACACCTCTGTCCAATTCTGCCTTAACGTCATCTTGCCAATGAATAGGGACCGGTATTGGTGAATGATAGGCAGTTAGTTTCGCCTTGGGGTCAATCATTAGACGCATAGGTGGTCCCTCCATCGTGGGCAGAGGTTGATGTTCACATGTATTAAAAGTGCTGGAGCCATAATATTCTAATAAGAATTGCTTGAGCTTCACTATGTTTTCTTCGGTGGCAGCACAGGGGAGGGTGGTGGGGAGAGGCGGCGGTTTGATTCTCCTCGGACAATCACATTTCAGAGAAGCCACTTCCCGAGAGGAACTGGTATGGTCAATACTAAGTAGCTGGTGATCCACCCATGGAGGTATCTCACCTACAATTGGAAATTGAGTTGGTATAATACCCAAGTCCATACAAGCTTCCCGACTAAGAAAGAACTTATCTGTATTGTTGGTGATGTAAACCATCTGTCGAGTCACCCTCTCACTACCTGATCGGTCCCTCCCAGATAACCTAAAAATCGTAGCACCCAGAATCGGGATGTCACGATTGTCGGCAGAATGCATCCGCATGTTAACCGGGATGAGATCCTCACTGGAAAGTCCTGACTTCTCAGCCAGCTTGAGCCCTGCCAAGCAACTCTGGCACCCTGTGTCTGCCATGGCATCAATTAGAATATTGCTTGGTGAGAAGGATAAGTGAAACCCAAAATGTTTGTAGTCATCCTTCTCCACTCTCACTGATAACCTGACAAATGGCTGGGGCTTTGATGGGCGCCGCAACCATTTGTTTGATGGTTGATCATAAACATGATGATCTAGGGAAACAGATGTCAAAttatactgtattgttaactcaCATAAGGCGTCAAATATCGCACTCTCATTAGTGGTATCCACTCTGACCTTGACTTTTGCTCTGCAGACACTTTCAAAGTGATGGTCCTTGCCACAATGGCCACAAACTGTGCCATATGCTGGGCATTCTCTACGTCTCAGACGTGCGGGTGCACTTTTTCCATGACCTCTCTTCCCACAATATGAGCATGAATCCTGCTCCCTTGGTGGTCTCTCCGCAGCGTCCCTTTTCTGACGCTTATATGTACTGCCAGCAATGGCATCAGTTGCGTGTGGCAAAAGGAGCTGGGTAGCTGACCTCTTACCAGCTTCCTTAGCTTCTATAAATCTAAGCATTTGTTCAAAGGTCATGTCCTGGTTTTTATCACCCAATAGATCGAGCTGAATCTCAGCATCTTCCATACCCCGGCACAACACGTCCCGCAGTATGGCTTCAGTATAACCTACATGAGTGTCACAATTTGTACATTTTTGTATGAACTTACATACACTGGCCTGCCCTCGAAGTCTAGCTCCAAAAGCACGAATTGGTTCACCTCTGTCTTGTTTCATATTGTGGAGCGCCACTCTGGCCACCATAACGTTCTCCTCCCTGACTGCCAGGGTCTTCACAGCCGCAAGTACCTCTTCTTCTGACTTTCCCGTAAGAGTTCCTCCAGCATTTCAAGTAAGGTCCCTTCGTAGTTGGTTGTCACAGCATTCAAGTAGTTGGATCACTTTGTCCACACCTGATAGGTTAGTCGCTCTCACATAGTCGCTCCATCTGGACTGAAAATACTGCCATTCTTCCGTCGTTCCAGCAGACGATATACACGGGCGTTTCACCTTTTCAGCTTTCGCCGCAGGAACAACAGGGTGGGGTACAGCATGGACGTTCGCATGTGTTGTGATAAGGGCAGCAGCCACCACAGGGTCCACATCCGGCGTTTGGTACACGCAACCTTCAATTGGGCACCGGATGGCAGGCATCTCTTCACAATAGCGATGCTCTTTAATTGGATCAGCTGACCTTTCGCCAGGTAGATTGCCAAGCTTTTCGTCCCGGTGTTGAGGAAGCCAGTCGCCAGACAGCCGTCACCCTGAGTGTTGAGTTGTGCTTGTCATAGAGAATAAGGAGCGCCTCTATTTGATCGCATACACagtttaaataatttattgtcaACTGGACACGAAATCAATGACAAGCACAACTAACACAATGATACATCTCAGTCTATTTATATGTCAATGTTCCGGTTATCATCCGTATTCTCTAAAACCAACAAGGTAcatatttgattgtgggttttaatatTACACAGAACCCAGCCAAGGCTAAGAAGACAAGGAAAGTGATAGTGGTTGAAGATCTCTACCTCAATTATGGTGATCTAGCTCCCCTGCCCAAGCTTGTAGAGTTGAAGAAGAAATACTCTACCCCTTTGATCATCAATGAGAGCTTCTCCTTTGGGGTACTTGGAGGTACTGGACGTGAAGCACTGGAACATTTTGGATTATCAgtgagtgtgtatgtgttgttgttgtgtgcgtgtgcatccgtgcttgcatgtgtgtttgtgtgtgtctgCTACATTCAATTGCTGTTGTTGATTccttgtgtaagaaattttacttacattgctccagtctacccagttggtacctggtgttaactcTCAGATGGTTCAGGTGAGACTTTTGGGTgtacaccttcacctgtgagacatggtacagcctggAGTACTAGTCTTCCCTaagaggatttgcctgcactaaCTCATATCACctagtacagtagtacacaaGTGGCTCAGTGTTCACTACCTGTTGGTAGGCATGACCATATAAGGGAGCTGAAGGCTTTACTGTTGcttttattaattttgttgtgtgTAGTGAGTAGATGTATTTGTGTAGTGTAAtaactagaggtgtactgatatgcATGTAGTGATATCCaatattgatgcaaccaaatGAAGCTGATAACTGATAGTCAGTttgatatttgcattaatattttaagcaaacgaaattgtacacatttacctaccctacaacaacatgtgcatgtattcattgctatactctgcctgtgctGATAGTAGCTTGGGTTtgtattgtgcaatccagacaattaggcacccacaaacatttttatgcatactccaATGAAGCCTTAAActgatatttctgcattactctgcattctaatggcttgtgagtaAACTgttacagcaagtttccttggttatcttGTTATCCTTCTTTTATGACAAGGGTACtctatataactgcttcatttgtaatgactgtgataagctttccagcatcAAACacttgtatttatatggcttctcgtagtgtaatgcttgttgcagagtgaataagccagagccacatggataacgtagaacaccaatgcataatccgtttatgtacaaactaatgctactgtataaatatcggtagtgatatcggtcctcctactgttctgtaccgatactgaaaatacaaataaataaacCATATCTGTGGCTGATATTGTAGccgatctgattatcggtacacctctagtaataaataacacatgtaacacttcacacctcagatcaaaagaGCCAcctgggctacaactgggcagtgattatatagatgttgaggccgaaatcgattgtggggatcaattaatactcatgtgattaggatgcacgacttggattttgccatgaaaaccactcaaacagagagcattttgttatcctcaccatTCTgtgagttgaaaaatgttggacTAAGGTGAAAACTCGATCGTTTCCACACATTTTCGCATatggacatgcccccatcacgaagctaccactctgcacggagtaactaCTCTACACGGAGTAactactctacaagcaagcttacctgtctaggcctttagtggaCTCCGTCcttttccataaacaattccgtaacactgattaaaacattaaacttgcataaccgaaattctctgtgatatctctcTGTTGATCGTAACCAGAATGAACTAGTTGCTGGCCCATAATCAAAAAATTTAGGTacgcatatataatacatctagTGGcagcactcatattggcttgggtgattaatcgccctgtacaggctatcagcctgataagtgttgcATATTAattgtaacacggggcattcaggctttgcctgatatgtatgccctccgCCCTTGGGCCTgcgttacaactattacatctATGATATCTCTCCCTTCTCATTAGTCAAATGATGTTGACCTCAACTGCATATCAGCAGAGGTCTCACTGGCCAGTATTGGTGGCCTGTCATGTGGCAAGTCACACATTGTGGACAAACAGAGATTATCTGGTCAAGGCTACTGCTTCTCAGCCTCTCTACCACCACTACAAGCAGCTGCCGCCATTGAAGCTCTCTCCATCATGGACAAGTCACCTGGTGAGGGTAACATGTTAGTGAAGTCCATTAGTGGGTAATGAGCCAGTTAGCCCACTTCTTAGCTTGTAGATCATCGTGTgatcatcatgtgatcatgtgtAGTTGGAGTATTCATtggatactctattagaatatattaaGACCCGTACACCTATTAGACCCCAGGGGGTTATTGTGTAGTGATCATGTTCTTATTATTGTACTCACTATATAGAAATGTTCAACCAGTTGAGGAATAATGCTAGAAGATTAAGAGAGCTACTGAAGGGGTCAGACTGTGTGTACTGTATCTAACTGTCCCAGTATATCCTGTACAAACATGTTGTGTTTGTTAACACCTCTACTGGTGATAGAGAAGTGTTAATTAGGTCAAACCCTTTATCCTGAAGATACGACTACTGAGGTGTTATCACAGGGATGCCCATAACATGTTTTAATTTTGATTATTCAGGGCCTGGATGACTTTAAATGTATGGCCCTAATAGTTTCACACAGCATATGTAGCATGCTGCATGCTTCCCCCAGTCAAAATATAACAAGTTGTAGCATCCAAGAAagaaagtgactgctctattagagaaacTCAATCTTTACAAAAAGTGGTTAAGTTGAAGCCTGATCAACCAGATTGGTGGCACCGCCCTTCTGAATAAAATACATTTGTTATCTTTTGCCATAAAACtgtattgagatactctaatagaacaggtgattgctctattaaagtatattcaCAATCTTATCTTTCCTGTATGTATGCTAGCAGTGTTTGAGAGGTGCCTCAAAGagaatcaaacagtacggtagtactgtttaagtagggttgcATCCAAAGTGAcgcgcgccgccaaaaataccAACCTTAAAAATCAGCTTAGAACTTCTTgcgcgacgaaaatcacctttacggagtAATagtagtccatctaacatcaaatgtagcgttaaaaacaagaaaatacttactggcggccggatatagaattttttaaaaatctcattcactcactcactcattcactcattgaccacagtcgcaaacctagagcccaaacaaaacagcacacggtcaccattttacgccacaacaacaaattcactggtgggatgtgccttttggggttccgacgagtgtgcgccctgtgcgccttgtcttttcttttatcttcaatcaggctacttgtcttcttcatccaacgaaaccataaattttccatatcaacactttctttaaacagcataatagacgccacgaaattatttaaggcgcttagactacgctataCTGTACGGCCCCCGACTGTACAGAGGTACCACTACTCCACGATAGGTAACAAGgccacgcccattctttattctacgtattatcgatctgTCAATCGAGACCACAatgaccatgccccttttacactagctgtatttgtgaccacacaccctcaatttggtaggctgatttgagatactctagtctaataatcgatcgaaaccacaatgaccacacccctttttggggcAAGTACATCTTCGCAAGCTGACTagagatgctctaatacagcagtcaccctaatacagcagtcacatgtttatagctagctgtatgctttaacaaaaaaactaaacaaactggtatattaaaaattataaatttaaaaaataatgaagtagggtttcaagctataaaaagtagtgaaacaagagatgaacaatggtagctattacagcatagctcagtgttaaatccctactttggcattgaacataaaataattgttataccatgccaagtagggatttaacactgagctatgccgtaatagctaccattgttcatctcttgtttcactactttttatagcttgaaaccctacttcattattttttaaatttataatttttaatatactagtctTCTATTATACTACAAGTGAAGTGACAATTTCAGTTATTGCCAAATATCAACCAATCATTCTGTTCCATACTCTTTTCCATCACCAATTACTATTCCAGCATATTTAGCACATCTCTATTTAGTGCACACTGTGTCCCACATGTAATGTTATCAACATGAACTAATCCCTCATATTACTATTTGATGTCATTTTCCATTCCATTACAGCGTCAAAGGAATAAAAGTTTATGGTGAGAGTTTCTCTCCTCTAATCCACCTCCAACTCAGTGACACCATGGGGTCTAGAGAACAAGATGATGATGTACTGCAGCAAATAGTGGATAAGGTGAGCTTGTGTTGGGTGTGTAGTGTCTCACAATACAGTTTAAATGTGTGGGTGAGTGAGTATGTGAGTATGTGGACATGAGAAAGGCCATCTGGTAACCTTTGCTATAGTCTTTTTTGGACCTAAATTTTGCCAGAGTCAATCAGACATATAACAATACAACACCATTTGGGTAGATGGAGCAACTATTGCTAAAAATTTACTCCAGGAGAAAATTTCACAAGTTACAGTTAATAGTTTACCTGCCAATGGTGAAGGTTACCATACAGTTTTATCACCTCCATACAATGGCTGCCTCATCAAGACTAAATGTTATATCACATGAGTTAGATGTTGTTGTGTTCCTCTTGTAGTGTTATGATAATGGAGTGATCATGGTGAGGTCCAAGTATCTGGAGAACGAATACTGTATGCTACCACCAAGGTGTGTACccctgtgtgttgtgttgtgtactcctgtgtgttgtgttgtgtacctgtgtgtgttgtgttgtatacctgtgtgtgttgtgttgtgtacctgtgtgttgtgttgtgtacccctgtgtgtgttgtgttgtgtacccctgtgtgtgttgtgttgtgtacccctatgtgtgtgttgtgttgtgtacccctgtgtgtgtgttgtgttgtgtacctgtgtgttgtgttgtgtacctgtgtgtgttgtgttgtgtacctgtgtgttgtgttgtgtatctgtgtgttgtgttgtgtatctgtgtgttgtgtacctgtgtgtgttgtgttgtgtacctgtgtgttgtgttgtgtacctgtgtgtgttgtgttgtgtacctgtgtgtgttgtgttgtgtacctgtgtgtgttgtgttgtgtacctgtgtgttgtgttgtgtacctgtgtgtgttgtgttgtgtacctgtgtgttgtgttgtgtacctgtgtgttgtgttgtgtacctgtgtgttgtgttgtgtatctgtgtgttgtgtacctgcgtgtgttgtgttgtgtatcagtaTGCGTTGTGTTGTTACCTGTGTTGTGTACCTGTATGTTGTGTTAACAtgtatcatacactatgatagtggtgaccacaaaggagtaggcgtggcccacaaaatagcatcacccaaaaaacagcctcaattttcccagacaacaatgaggcagtattggttaggtaaaagtaagcccaaacaagctttcatatcaacccgaaacactttcaacacgttgctacggaattttaaaaataatgtttttaatggaattttcttctgactgtctgagtaactgactgactgactgatgccttcagacaagtgtaactcgataacggctaaggctacaggcttgattttttcactgtttgacatcgcttcagcctgagaggtgctttttggcataccatagtacatacaatgtgttcttcatggacttaccagtgtcctactttgtgttccattcatctttgctgacagtgaaaagtgttgatttggtgatagcacatgatggcttcccttcgtaacgaaaATCGTCCATATCTTTTATaatggctgttttgattgcagaggt
This genomic interval carries:
- the LOC136256475 gene encoding keratin-associated protein 10-11-like; protein product: MEQLLLKIYSRRKFHKLQLIVYLPMVKVTIQFYHLHTMAASSRLNCYDNGVIMVRSKYLENEYCMLPPRCVPLCVVLCTPVCCVVYLCVLCCIPVCVVLCTCVLCCVPLCVLCCVPLCVLCCVPLCVCCVVYPCVCVVLCTCVLCCVPVCVVLCTCVLCCVSVCCVVYLCVVYLCVLCCVPVCCVVYLCVLCCVPVCVVLCTCVCCVVYLCVVLCTCVCCVVYLCVVLCTCVLCCVPVCCVVYLCVVYLRVLCCVSVCVVLLPVLCTCMLC